Proteins from a genomic interval of Medicago truncatula cultivar Jemalong A17 chromosome 3, MtrunA17r5.0-ANR, whole genome shotgun sequence:
- the LOC11408930 gene encoding ultraviolet-B receptor UVR8 — protein sequence MDATTSGTPTIQYHNITDQTITAIVVATPLPTFQRQQRQCLGNSTPGEFPLSASPSIVLHVLTSCNLDPQDLAKLEATCSFFRQPANFAPDFALSLAELAAFDMCMKRAIFKPMTTEERQDLKQRCGGSWKLVLRYLLAGEACCRREKSQAIAGPGHSIAVTSKGDVYSFGSNSSGQLGHGTTEEEWRPKPIRTLQGIRIIQAAAGAGRTMLITDSGQVYAFGKDSFGEAEYGGQGSKTVIAPRLVESLKNIFVVQAAIGNFFTAVLSREGRVYTFSWGSDGKLGHHTDSNDMEPHPLLGALEDIPVVQIAAGYCYLLCLACQPSGMSVYSVGCGLGGKLGHGTRTDEKFPRLIEQFQTLNLQPMVISAGAWHAAVVGRDGRVCTWGWGRYGCLGHGNEECEAAPKVVDALTNVKAVHVATGDYTTFVVAEDGDVYSFGCGESASLGHNAVIDAEGNRHANVLNPELVTSLKQINERVVQISLTNSIYWNAHTFALTESGKLYAFGAGDKGQLGIELVANQTERVNPEQVDIDLG from the exons ATGGATGCCACAACCAGCGGAACCCCAACTATCCAATACCATAACATCACTGACCAGACAATTACTGCCATTGTTGTTGCCACACCACTTCCGACATTTCAACGGCAACAACGCCAATGCTTAGGAAACTCTACTCCTGGAGAGTTTCCTTTGTCTGCTAGTCCCTCTATTGTCCTCCATGTCCTTACATCATGTAATTTGGATCCTCAAGACCTCGCTAAACTAGAG GCAACATGCTCCTTCTTCAGGCAGCCAGCAAACTTTGCTCCGGACTTTGCGCTGTCGTTAGCCGAACTTGCTGCATTTGACATGTGCATGAAGAGAGCCATCTTTAAGCCAATGACAACAGAAGAAAGGCAAGATTTGAAGCAAAGGTGTGGAGGTTCTTGGAAGTTGGTTCTGAGGTATTTGTTGGCCGGAGAAGCATGTTGTAGGAGGGAGAAATCACAGGCAATCGCAGGTCCTGGTCACAGCATTGCTGTGACATCTAAAGGGGATGTTTATTCATTTGGATCTAACAGTTCAGGACAACTCGGTCATGGCACCACCGAAGAAGAATGGCGACCAAAGCCAATAAG AACTTTGCAAGGCATTCGAATTATACAAGCTGCTGCTGGTGCTGGGAGGACAATGTTGATCACTGATTCTGGACAGGTCTATGCATTTGGGAAAGATTCTTTTGGGGAAGCTGAATATGGAGGTCAAGGATCTAAAACTGTCATAGCTCCACGGTTGGTGGAGTCTTTGAAAAACATATTTGTTGTCCAAGCTGCAATTGGTAACTTTTTCACAGCTGTATTGTCAAGAGAGGGAAGGGTTTATACATTTTCTTGGGGTAGTGATGGCAAACTTGGCCATCACACCGATTCAAATGATATGGAACCTCATCCTTTATTAGGAGCTTTAGAAGACATACCTGTAGTGCAAATTGCTGCCGGATATTGCTACCTTCTTTGCCTGGCTTGTCAACCAAGTGGAAT GTCAGTATATTCAGTTGGATGTGGCTTGGGTGGCAAGTTAGGACACGGAACAAGAACTGATGAGAAGTTCCCTCGTTTGATCGAACAGTTCCAGACGCTAAACCTTCAACCCATGGTTATTTCAGCTGGTGCTTGGCACGCCGCTGTGGTAGGACGGGATGGCCGTGTTTGCACATGGGGATGGGGACGATACGGTTGTTTGGGACATGGGAATGAAGAATGTGAAGCAGCACCTAAGGTAGTAGATGCATTGACCAATGTCAAAGCTGTTCATGTTGCAACAGGAGATTACACAACCTTCGTGGTTGCTGAAGATGGTGATGTTTATTCATTTGGTTGTGGAGAATCTGCTAGTCTCGGACATAATGCAGTAATTGATGCAGAG GGCAACAGACATGCAAATGTGCTAAATCCAGAGCTTGTGACATCACTGAAACAGATCAATGAAAGGGTAGTACAGATTAGTCTAACCAATTCCATATACTGGAATGCTCATACCTTTGCTCTCACTGAATCAGGGAAGCTTTATGCATTTGGTGCTGGAGACAAAGGACAGCTAGGAATCGAACTTGTTGCCAACCAGACCGAAAGGGTAAATCCAGAACAGGTCGACATTGATCTTGGTTAA